The nucleotide window ttagtaatttgatgcccctatagttgttacagctctggacatcacctttgttcttatacaacgggaccattgtactccacctccactcttcaggcattctattagtcttgaatataacactaaacaatgcagtaagccattccaagcctgcttgacccacacacctccacagttcaaccggaatctCGTTCAACCGGGACCATTATAAAATATATGTAGCAAACATAAGTATTTGCTACCCGATGAGGCAATTGCAACAGTTTGGGTGGGTACGTTGACTTGCTGCCAGGATCGAAATGAGCACACTACACGTGGCGACTAACTAGTGGGTGAACAAgtacaccagacactcccctcgACTCAGAGGATCGTTTCTTTCCCTATTAAAGCAACTTACAACTCTGCTTCTCTATCAGGCAGTCAGCTGCACAAAATCCaataaaacacacacacacaccgtCACTCTCTCTCACTCACTCACTTtttctcactctctctctctacttttgGGAGACAGAAAAAATGGATGACTCCATGGAAACAGAAGAAGAATTGGCCGAGTTCACATTAGCTGAGGTTAATTCACTTTCTTGCTTTTCCCTTTATTGTCAGCAATCTTTTATTTTCTGCTTCAAGCAAACTTATTTTCTCCCTTTCTCTGATTGTGCATGCCATTTTCTTTGTCTGATTTCAATTCCTTTGATTTCTCATCTAATCTTGTTCCTTTTTTTGTTTGCTACATTTTACTTAGAAAGTTCCCTTATCTAACAGTAACATACAGGGAACTAAAATCAAGAATGaccaaatttagattaaattaccAAATGTGGATTAAATCTGCAATTATTTCTGAGGATTTTCAGTTACTTTCTACAGGCTATGAAAATGACGACCTTGTTTAAGCGAATGAAAGAAAAACCAATTAGTCAAGAGTTCTGTCAAAAACTTGCAACAAAGTTTAGGTAAAGTTTCCCTTTGGGCTAAAATAAATGCTACTACTTCCACTTTGATAAATTGAATTTTATTCTTTACTTATAtgctttttcttttgtttgtcaATTTTTAATTTGCAGTTGTTCACCTTATCGTACTGGAAAATCTTTCATAAAATGGGAACAGGTTTATCTCTGAACTATCTTCTCAatatttatttccctttttaggtatTCACGATATCTGGATTATCTTATAAATCTATTATGTATGTTTTGGCTTTGTTAAAGGTGCAAACTTGGTTTACGGATGAGCAAAAAACACAAGCATCTAAAGCGATTGTTGTTAAGAAAGAATCTGATGTTCCTCGACCTCGACAAGCAAAAAAACCAAAATCTAAAAAGAAATTTTCAGCTCTAATGCTTTCCAGAAAATACAATACTTGCGGGTACACAAGACTCCCCGAATGTGCATATGACCGGCCTCAGAAGCCCAGAGGTTACCAATTTCCCCTTGACCTTCATATGTTTGATTTTTGTCCTCACTTAGTGGATTAGAAGTTGTTTACTCTATTTGTATCAATGTATGAAATGCAAGAAACTACTTTCCAGTTGTTCAAATGTGGATAATTATGCTAAAaatattaaagataaaataaattcttAATGTAACTAGCACAAGATCACTCTGATGTCTTCTTTTCCTGTTAATCTGTTTTAACCTGCCATTCAGTTGAAATCTTTCTCTTCTTATGAGTTTGACAAAaagttttaattcaaatttaactaCATGAATACTTAACTGATGGCTAAAGTAAGACTAAGATATTAGGCCCGGGCAACATAGAGCTCCTTCGCCAACTTTTGAGTATCCCTTTAACGAATCTTTCGGATTTTGTTTTAAAGTACTCGTTACCAACTTTAGTCTAATCGTATTGCTTTTATTGCTCAGATACACCAGTTTTATGTAAACAGTTGCCAACATCTTGGTGAAATCTGGAGAAAATATACAAATTGGATATCCTGTGGTTTTGAGacatttttcttgattttttatcTGATTTATCTCTGTTTTACTTGTCATGGTTGAACATAGAGGTTACTCATTTTGCAGTTTTGTACTCTGTTATGCACGTGCACATTGTCATGATAAAAATGATGTATCGTATGATCGAGCAAGTAACTTACTCAGATATTTTAGATATAGTGCATTGAATGCCGTACTACTTGGTTTCTGTTACTCTCAAGCTTAGACTAATGTGGATTCTGTTACAGTTTCTGCAGCAGAGATGGCCACAGAGCTCGCAGAGTTGTCTTTTGAAGCTCTTTCAGCAAAGGATTTAGCTTGGTGAGCATTTAACACTGTTGTATCCTTCTCTATATGACAAATAATGCTACATTTTGTTGATAGTTCAAGACCCTAATCTGTTTCTATTTTCTCCTTGTAGATCTCATGGTCTTGTAGTTTCTGATTGTGACTAAATACTATTGGTCTCTTACATACTTCACTAATCATTGTTAGATTGCCAAAGGTGATAAAATGTCGTGGTGATGTTGCACGTGGGGCTTATGTCTAGAAAAAGGCTTACTGAATAAACATTTCAGCTTGAGTCTCTTCTGTTGATTTGTGCTGGTTTATGAATATCTGAGTTCAGTAGCTTGGAAATTGGAGTCTAAAAAGTTGAAGCTAGTACCAAAGTATTGAGGCGTTCTCGGTTACGTCTGGAAGAATACGAAACTACTAATAAGTGAAAAACGATCACGTGGTTGAGGCTGGATATCGTCCATGAAATTACCCCGAGATAATAATTTACATTCCTCATCAtagtcatggaatgccaaaacgaATTATGAGTACTGATTTATCATATTCTCTCAACTTCTACCATGAAATGTCGAAGCCAATGAGCATACGATACTGTAGAGGCACGTCATTCATACCTCGGATTGTATGAGGGTAAATGTTGGCAATATTCAGTGGCTGAATGGTTCAGGCATTAACAGGATGAGTTGTTTCTAGGTCAAAGCAACTTAATGATGTTCTGAGCATAAAATTCTACCGAAAGTTAAGATGAATGTCGTAAAGGTCGATGGGCTGTGTAGCAGAACTCTCTTTTCGATAGTAATACTAGATTCTGATATTCGTTACTTCCTTCTTTTTCTACTTCTGTTTCTCTGCTTCTCTTGATTTGCTTCTTTCTTGATTTCTTTTGTCCAAAAAGACTTTTGCTTCTCCTTATTTGTGTGTGCCTCTTCTGCTGCTAGTTCTGCTTTTGGACTTCTTTTCTGATACTATCATTTGCTGTCAActattctttttctccttttcttttctgttctttGTCTTGTCCTTATTCTCCAATTCTTAGATTATGTACTGAATTTTAGGAAAACAAAGAATGACGCTTGCAACTAAAGCTAAGTATTAGTGAAGTCCTAAACTAATTAAATGTGAAATTAAATACTGCAAACTGTATTATACTCTGCCAGGCTCTTAAGCGCAGCGGCAAAATTGATATTCCCCCTGTCTTCTATGAACTACTTTTGTAACTTAGAGAACCTGACCAAGTAGCTTTTCTCTGTCTTTTGCAGGTAT belongs to Nicotiana tabacum cultivar K326 chromosome 6, ASM71507v2, whole genome shotgun sequence and includes:
- the LOC107798862 gene encoding protein SAWADEE HOMEODOMAIN HOMOLOG 1-like isoform X1 — encoded protein: MDDSMETEEELAEFTLAEAMKMTTLFKRMKEKPISQEFCQKLATKFSCSPYRTGKSFIKWEQVQTWFTDEQKTQASKAIVVKKESDVPRPRQAKKPKSKKKFSALMLSRKYNTCGYTRLPECAYDRPQKPRVSAAEMATELAELSFEALSAKDLAWYDVASFLNFRVLRTGELYLVMQEVRVRFAGFGHEEDEWVNVKRRVRERSVPLKPSECDRVNVGDPLMCFRVDEYLAVYGDAQVVEIQRKLHDNTECTCIFVVRYDLDNAEEKVTLDKLCCRPNRSNSILPEGHAKLCVLNSIDQANTRSGAELEL
- the LOC107798862 gene encoding protein SAWADEE HOMEODOMAIN HOMOLOG 1-like isoform X2, with the translated sequence MDDSMETEEELAEFTLAEAMKMTTLFKRMKEKPISQEFCQKLATKFSCSPYRTGKSFIKWEQVQTWFTDEQKTQASKAIVVKKESDVPRPRQAKKPKSKKKFSALMLSRKYNTCGYTRLPECAYDRPQKPRVSAAEMATELAELSFEALSAKDLAWYDVASFLNFRVLRTGELEVRVRFAGFGHEEDEWVNVKRRVRERSVPLKPSECDRVNVGDPLMCFRVDEYLAVYGDAQVVEIQRKLHDNTECTCIFVVRYDLDNAEEKVTLDKLCCRPNRSNSILPEGHAKLCVLNSIDQANTRSGAELEL